A single genomic interval of Chloracidobacterium validum harbors:
- a CDS encoding inorganic pyrophosphatase, with product MDKTLEAALWKMMQTLFKAHPWHGVSIGEHAPAQVTAYIEIVPTDAIKYELDKTTGHLKVDRPQKYSNHCPTLYGLIPQTYCGARVGAFCAERTGRPALDGDGDPLDICVLTEKPIHHSDILVQAIPIGGLRMIDGNEADDKIIAVLRSDEVYGEWRDISECPKNLVERLRHYFLTYKEIPGAAERRTEITHVYDAAEAHRVIQLSREDYLASYGQFETLLNQALAAPSSETQAMTA from the coding sequence ATGGATAAAACACTTGAAGCCGCTCTGTGGAAGATGATGCAAACGCTGTTCAAAGCCCACCCTTGGCATGGCGTCTCGATTGGAGAGCACGCCCCAGCCCAAGTCACCGCCTATATTGAAATCGTACCAACTGACGCCATCAAATATGAACTCGACAAAACAACCGGGCACCTAAAAGTTGATCGTCCACAGAAGTACTCAAACCACTGCCCGACGTTGTATGGACTGATTCCACAAACGTACTGTGGCGCGCGGGTTGGTGCATTTTGCGCCGAACGGACCGGCCGGCCGGCGCTGGATGGGGATGGCGACCCACTCGACATTTGTGTCCTGACTGAAAAACCAATCCACCACAGTGACATTCTGGTGCAGGCCATCCCAATTGGCGGGTTGCGCATGATTGATGGCAATGAAGCCGACGACAAAATCATTGCCGTGCTGCGCAGCGATGAGGTCTATGGCGAATGGCGTGACATTAGTGAATGTCCCAAAAATCTGGTTGAGCGCCTGCGACACTATTTCTTAACGTACAAGGAAATCCCCGGTGCTGCCGAGCGGCGCACCGAAATTACCCACGTGTATGACGCGGCAGAGGCTCACCGTGTCATTCAGCTCAGCCGTGAAGACTACCTTGCGTCATACGGCCAGTTTGAAACCTTACTCAACCAGGCATTGGCGGCTCCGTCATCTGAAACGCAGGCCATGACTGCCTGA
- a CDS encoding formylglycine-generating enzyme family protein yields the protein MPRAKSKAQLDLSNLPKTMAGVAGIEMVLIPAGEFTMGEAGGELDEQPTHRVTISQPFYLGKYEITQAQWKQIMGNNPSKFVGDDLPVDSVSWREVQTFIQRLNDADDPFFYRLPTEAEWEYACRAGTSGKYAGDLAATTWYFDNASGKSHPVGQKAPNAFGLYDMHGNVREWCQDWYDDLYYKKAPSDDPTGPVNGTWRVIRGGSYFANVAACRSAVRYKLDPELKLDSVGFRVAASVR from the coding sequence GTGCCGCGCGCCAAAAGCAAAGCGCAACTCGACCTGAGCAACCTGCCAAAGACCATGGCTGGTGTGGCTGGTATCGAGATGGTACTCATCCCGGCCGGCGAATTCACTATGGGTGAGGCTGGCGGTGAACTGGATGAGCAGCCAACGCACCGGGTTACGATTAGTCAGCCGTTTTACCTTGGCAAGTACGAAATCACGCAGGCCCAGTGGAAACAGATCATGGGCAATAATCCAAGTAAGTTTGTTGGCGATGACCTACCGGTGGACAGTGTTTCCTGGAGGGAGGTTCAAACTTTCATCCAGCGCTTGAACGACGCCGACGACCCATTTTTTTATCGCCTGCCAACCGAAGCAGAGTGGGAATACGCCTGTCGAGCCGGGACATCTGGCAAGTACGCCGGTGACTTGGCCGCCACCACTTGGTACTTTGATAACGCCAGCGGCAAGTCGCACCCAGTTGGACAAAAAGCCCCCAATGCCTTTGGCCTGTATGACATGCACGGCAATGTGCGTGAGTGGTGCCAGGATTGGTACGATGACCTGTACTATAAGAAAGCGCCATCCGATGATCCCACCGGGCCGGTCAACGGCACGTGGCGCGTCATTCGGGGTGGTTCCTACTTTGCCAATGTGGCGGCCTGTCGGTCGGCAGTGCGCTACAAGCTGGACCCGGAACTAAAACTTGACTCTGTTGGGTTTCGAGTGGCGGCCAGCGTCCGGTAG